A region of Eschrichtius robustus isolate mEscRob2 chromosome 19, mEscRob2.pri, whole genome shotgun sequence DNA encodes the following proteins:
- the LOC137752456 gene encoding binder of sperm protein homolog 1-like, protein MILVGRHENSEINVSFKFYFSETITHLPEVKDGKCFFPFHYRDGIFYDCVKFNAKHKWCSLNETYEGYWKYCSEEDFAKCVFPFWYRHLIYWECTDDGDSFGKTWCSLTQNYNKDKIWKYCD, encoded by the exons ATGATCTTGGTTGGAAGACATGAGAATAGTGAAATAAACGTCagcttcaaattttatttttcagaaactaTAACTCACCTTCCAGAAGTCAAAG atGGCAAGTGCTTCTTTCCATTCCACTATAGAGATGGAATCTTCTATGACTGTGTCAAGTTCAATGCAAAACACAAGTGGTGCTCCTTGAATGAAACTTATGAAGGATATTGGAAGTATTGTTCTGAAGAAG ACTTTGCAAAATGTGTGTTTCCCTTCTGGTACAGACACCTGATATACTGGGAATGTACCGATGATGGGGATTCATTTGGGAAAACATGGTGTTCACTGACCCAGAATTATAACAAGGACAAGATTTGGAAATATTGCGATTGA